The Xiphophorus hellerii strain 12219 chromosome 6, Xiphophorus_hellerii-4.1, whole genome shotgun sequence genomic interval AGGATTTTCAcgttatataaatatatttttttcttttccatagTACCGTGACTCTAATTCTTTGTCTCGGGTTACAGATCCTCGGCAATCAGATCCACATGCACGTCACCAAGGACGGCTACGGCGTCCGAGTTTCCAACTTGCTCATGTACGATTCCGTGTCGTCGGACTTCGTGCGTCGATGGTTTTACCCCCTTACGCCGGAGTCCAACTTCACGGACCAGGAGGGACGCAGCTGCACCTACTCTCGCCACAATGTCTACCGGGGATCCGGGGTCAGCCTGGGTCACGGCAGCCAGATGGTGGAAAACGTTCTTATAGGCTGCGACACCAGCATAGGTGCCAACTGCTGCATCTCCAACAGCGTCATTGGCGACAACTGCACCATTGGTGAGCTCTCTAAGCAGTGTGTCTGGGGAGGAAGAGTTGTGCAGGTTGCGGGGAAAaacagtatatattttttctgctcCAGGTGACAATGTGACCCTGGACCATGCCTACATCTGGAATGATGTTCACATTGCCAGTAATGTGGCGATCAGACAGTCTGTGGTCTGTGACAAGGCCAAGGTCAAAGAGGGGGTGACCCTGAATAAGCAGTGTGTCCTGGCATATAATGTAAGTGAACATATGTCTGGTCATTGAAATGTAATATGACAGAGTTTTCCTAAAAAgtatacaattaaaataaattcagtttactTTTGTCATTCAAGACACTTTTTTGTTTCAAGTGTCCAAACTTATAGGGGCCCTTTATCTGTGTCTTTTCAATGTATTCGCTGAAGTTGTCACCAAAGAAACACTTTAAAGCTGTATTTGCTATCACTGTTAGTgatgtgcataaaaaaaacaatctataaTAGATAAACAAACGATGCTTAGCCTAGTGGAGGAACAAGTAAAGCCTGgaggcccgccaggcttataaatGCACTGGGAGAAACCCTGTTTAATGTTTTGAGGAGACGACGATGCTAAACGACTCCACACGTATCTGTGTTAGATCAGTTAAAATAACTAGAGCAGcaggttttttgtgttttatctttttatattgAGGTTTTACCTTCCAGCCCTACGTAGCGGCGATAAATCGTAAACGAACACATTTGCGATGATTGGTGTGAACCGTTTTCCAGGTGGTGATCGGGCCGAACGTATCTCTGCCAGAAGGAACCGTCGTGTCCATGCACCACCCAgacgaggaagaggatgaggacGCTGACGAGTTCCTCAGTGATGACGCCGAGGTTGGGCAGAGTAAAgacaaaaccaaacagaaaagtgTGTATTATTTCCCCATGATACTCACGTGTTTTGAAGTAGTTCACATGGAGTGGgataaagtgtgtttttaacGTGCCTTACAGTTTTTAACCCAGCGGAGGTTGGAGCAGAAGGGAAAGGTTACATTTGGAAGGCCGGTGGTCTGGATGacgcagaggaagaggagctgtcCCAGTGCCTGTGGGGTAGGAGAGCAGCTCTTAGCGTCTCACCCTGACCGCCGCAGGACGTTCGTCCTCCGTGAGGGTTTGCTTTTCGTTGGCCAGGTTTGGTGTTGAACCCGGATCCTGAGAGCGACAGCGAGGACAGTGAACCTGACGACCCCGATGACCTCATGATTCCCTCACCTGAGATGGACGATGTTAAAGGTGAGAGCACAGCTGCCCGCTCCTGAATTGTGAAAATTACAATCAGTTCCATTCAGACAGACTATCATGAGGTTTATGGTTCAAATATATATTCCTGCTCATAAACAGATGAACAAAGAATTATCCCTAAAACAGAACAGTGAAAAACTTGTCTTATAAATTGCTAACAGTTGGGATAGTAACAATCATTAACCTAAACTTATTatatttccaaacaaaacagaaaataacagcagcagcaacttgCATTAGTCAAAACTGGTTTGAAGCAGCTACACCTTCAACCACTGTGTTACTTTTACTCTCCATTTCTTTTCACCAATAGGTGGCGCCTCTGAACTTcatattaaaaatgagaaaaggaaACTATCTAAAACAAAACTGCTAACAAACATGGGTGATGCATATTATATGTTGAAGATTTTATAATAACACCACTGCAGAAGtatttgccaaaaatatttcatttaaaatgcatatttaaatgaGTCTGGAGAAGAGTCAGGATGTTTGGCATGAGAAGCATCAGGCATCTGTTACTCTGAAGTCCAGAGAGTCATCATTGTGGTTTTCTGTGCTGCAGTCTTCCAGATGGAGGTGATGGGGACTCTGCAGAGAGGTCTGGAGGAGAACATCGGCTGCGACAACCTGGTGCTGGAGATCAACTCTCTGAAGTGAGCCGAACCTCCGAATCCGCTCACAGCAGAGCCGCTTCCTTCACGACCTTTTGTTTATCTTCGCTCTACGTCTGTCTCCAGGTACGCCTACAACATCAGTCTGAAGGAGGTGATGCAGATATTAACCAGCGTGGTGCTGGAGTACCCCTTCCAGCAGCAGGGCCCCAACCTCACTCCTTCACAATACGTTGCTCTGCTTCTACCCGTATGTATCGCAGCAGACATTTCTCATCAATTTTGGAAGAAAACTGTGGTTTTCATTCCTCTCCCTTTCCCCCTCTATTTAGCTGTTGAAGAAATGGGCACCAGTCTTTAAGAACTATGTGAAGAGAGCCCAGGACCACCTAGACTGCTTAGCTGCCTTTGAGGAACACTTTCTGGAGCAGGAGAGCCACTGGCCTGCTATGGTCAAGGTCAGGACCAAACAGAACAACTGATGTTATCATTTAGACGATGGCCATCCAGTCTGTATGCGTTGTGCTGTTTGCATCTAAGGTCCTCATGAGCATGTACGAGCTGGAGATCCTGGAGGAGGAGATGATACTGCGCTGGTTTTCTCAGGGAGCCACGACAGACGCAAGCAGACGGCTCCGAAAGAACCAGGGGGTGAGTAAGAACTCGGGTCAAGGAAACGCTGAGATAACAACAACTTAGGGCTGGACCATACGGCTGAAAAACTCATCACAACTTAAATGCTTTATATCAGTTTATTTTGGTTggttagttttctgttttaaatatctgaaagaCTGTGAAATTGGTGGCATGACCTTTACTCTTTCATCCACAGATGTCACTCCAtagtgttgttttctttttgtctatAAGCAGTTATAAGTCATGTTTTCTAAACTTGAAACTGTTGCTGCGCAAGTtgctcaacaggttgttgctaggtaaccaaagagtgagtcaGTTGATGCCAATAACTTTGCTTAGCCAGTTGTGAGAGcttgagcagctaaagcctttcctctgcctactttttttttaaaattagcatcATATTATGACCTGAAATGCcctttttggaaatatttaaaaattcctGCCTGCTCCATTCACTGCCTCTGTCTTCATCCCCAAACCTTCAGTAAATCAGTATATGTGACCTTGATTTCTGATGTCCATTTCCAGCTTCAGAAGTTCATCCACTGGCTGGAAGAGGCAGAGGAGTCTTCAGAAGAAGACGGGGAGTAACGTGGAGCActtagtgacagttttaacttATAAACTCTTTAGCATAAGCTGCCGTGTGACGGATGCAGCAGCTTCGATACCCTGCAGATTCTGATCTCTGCAGATAAAGCAAACACCCATTATTATCACAGACCTCTAACTCACGTCCAAAACTCTTGTGATCGTAATGCTTGTAAGAATAAAGAACAGGTCATTCTGCTCAGACTTAAGTGTTGCCATTTCTTTGACTTTTCTCCTTTTCCGACACAAAAGTGATGAAACTTTCGTTTGGAGTCAAAAAGtctgtaaattaaaacagtCCTATCCTGTGTCACAAATATCTATCTGTGCAAACGGACTGGAATCATTTTCCACTGGTAAAATTATTAAGTTTGAATTGGATTCACCGTAAAAATATTGGAATGAATGTATGCTTGGACTGGgtacatccttaaaaagtcttaaagcctttaaatctcaaatttgttttttaaatatgtaatttggCCTTATATGTCAATAACTGGCCTTGGATTTTGCTGTGGCGGGACTATTTAATTCTGCCTGGGAAAAATTTGAGTAGTACTGAGAAATCTTGACTTTGTTCTTTGTGATTCAAAGTGGTCGAGGCTACCTCTAGCTAGCTAATTAGGCTCACTAACTAGCCTAGGCTACTTAGACCTTTTTTGCACCTATCatgggtaagtgcaaatttataGGTTTTTCGGTATTGAAtctaaagtttaatttaaacgtttttaattaaagttaaatgtaaagttttaaaagtttttaatgttttaaattttacttacTGAAACCTGTAGATACCCTTTGGAGCaggaaaagctgcaaaaaaaatttcaccaaaaatgtatttaaaggtACACCTTTTATTAGAAGAAAAACTTGTTCCCTTGACTTAAAAGCAGCAGtaaaaatgtcccaaaaataaTGCAACTAAAGCTTGTGTTGCTTCACATCAATTAatataccgtattttccgcactataaggcgcacctaaaaaccttcaattttctcaaaagccgagagtgcgccttataatccggtgcgccttatatatggaccaatattgagccacaacaggtctcgcaactacgatAAGCAGCcaccgacttcattttcccccgtagaagaagaagcgcgcggtgcacgctgggttttgtgtaaagaccccaaaatggctcctattaagagacacgcttacgacgcagagtttaagctcaaggcgatcagtcaatcagtagaacacgggactagagcagcagcgagagaatttaacatgaacgaatcaatggtgcggaagtggatatatattgtgattgcactaacgtttgatttaccgtaacagtatcagactgtttttttacgtgtttactgaatcgaggaaaagttcccctccactatatgttataccttgttgttgttaaaagataaactgtgtcacgaaaataccacgtcacttactttacctcggggaaaataataaaacagctgtttattcattttgggaatgaacggagttgtcagaacgctggtttgtaatctattaataaagtttgactgacctatctgactattttgttgacattccctttagcgcagttccattaatggatgcataacgtaactccagcctctactgtagcgtctattctatgcgccttataatgcggtgcgccttatatatgaaaaaagttttaaaataggccattcattgaaggtgcgccttataatgtggtgcgccttatagtgcggaaaatacggtactcaCATTATAACCCTCGGTAGCCACTGATCATAGCACTAACTGTCAATAAGGTCATTAGGTCAAAAGCTTTAAATCGGTCCACTTgtgcaaatttttaaaatacgttCCAATATTATTACGAATAGAAAATGGCATATCATACCATTATGATATGCATAATggttgttttgggggtttttttgtcttgatttttgttcttttttgagTGGAAACTTTGGGCAGAGCTTTAAACCAGCAGCACTGCGCCTATCTGGATCTGTCGTCCTGTTTTCCGAACGCTTTGTACAAGACGGCGGCGAACAGAGAAGCCCCGGTGAGGCCGGTCATAGCCGTCAGCGTCTTCCACATGCTGGCCGAAGCCTCGTGTCTGTCCATGAAGCTCCTGTAGTCGCTGGGCACCAGGATGTAGCTGCGTCCGTCCTGCGGGGCCCGCAGGCTGACCACCCGGCCACCCTCCAGCACCACCTCTCCGAACCCCGTCAGGCTGCTTCCCACACGAAGCATCTGTTCGCTCTCCACCATGGCCACAGGTTTCTCGCCACTCAGACCCTGCGCCACCATCTCCGCCAGACCCTCCTGAGCGCGTCTCATTTTGGAGTAAACCCTCTCCATGTGGCACCCCGAGGCCTCCAGGGGGTTCTGCACCTTCACGTGAACGTCGGCGATGTAAGAACCGGGCTGGACTAAACTGAAGGGGACAGAGTTGTTGGTCTCATTCTTGTTGATTGTCCGGGAGTTCCTGAAATAGGAGCTGTAATAAATTActgatatttacatttaagtGACATTTAGCTTGATGGACCAACTGAATATAATGAggaattgtgaagtggaaagaaaactaaatttcaAACACACATTAAAGCCACAAAAAATAGCTGCAAAGTCTTCGAAGTGCGATTATAGTTTTAGCTTTCTTGCTCATTAAAACCTAGAATTCATAGAAACATTAAAGTAACTTCACAGATCCATAACTCAGGTGGGAAAGTCTTGAGAGTacacaagaaaaacatggaaaaggcGCAACGCACTGCAAAGAAATACCATTGCGTGCTACACTGAGTACTTCAGTTCTGctgtgaaacacggtggtggcagcatcatgcttccTCTGATGCAACAgaggttttgttttccagctgcaCTACAGTGGAATGATTTAGGcgaaaacatattcatgtgtgGCAGAATAACCCAGACCAAATGTAGAATCTGTCACAACACTTGGAAATAAATGTTCTCAGATGCCTTCGGTCTTATCTTCctgagtttgagctattttccAAAGAATGGAGAAAGCTGCTGTTAAGTCTTTCTACAAGTATTGTAGTACAATTGTGCTAGCCTGGTAAAACCCAAGCTAGACTTTGCTTCTTCCAGACGGTCTCTAGACCATCAGtcattgagaaacaattgcttcctggagggATGAACTCtttaagttttacatttttcccaATTGCTAAACGTTTGACTGTGAGGCATACAATGCGCCGCTTTGACACTATGAAGCTTACCCAAAATTGCCTGCTCTGTAagcaaccatcctccactgcaaagagTGCCGAGCTGAACAAGGTGGCTGTTAATGTTGGTTCAATATGTGGAAGTGTGACCTGTAGAGACTTAAcagcttcgttcacttcctccacttccattgctaaaactacaggcagactacaattctaaaacagcacagaaaatcacAACTTCTCCaactgtttgctgattggctcGGTTGGAATTGTAGCCAAGAAATCCAACTCAAAaggagaaagcccagacagaGCACTGAAGGGGGATGAGAGTCAAGCAGCAATGGCCAGACTACATTTACGCGCTCCTTAAAATCCACTGAAAGATGCAATATTCAAAATCTCAACCTTTGTGAGAGAATTATAGTTACCAAGTCCTGGTGAGATAGTTCCAGTATTTCCAGTGCTCTTCCACCACAACCTTCTGAATCACACCATGGCATCGAGGGACAAATTTGCTTTGCAGGACCTCCCCATCAGCTTGAACAACACCTTCACACAGACAGTCACAAAACTGAAAGTCTTCAAAAACTTCACATTGTAaaaagtataataataatattagacAGGTCTCTACCTTCAACAGCGACATACTGGAGTCGTTTGTGCGAAGATGCGTTCAGCACTTTAAGTAAATGATCATCAGGTTTGAAAACTGGGATTTTCTAAaaggtgacaaaaacaaatttcagtcGCCATGAAACAAGGCAGAGCTTGTCTTATGAATAACAGAGGCCAAACTTGCCTTGAGCATTTTTATCTCCTCCTTCTTTTCCCGGTAGAGCTTAAAGAACAAACCGGAGAAGGCAATGCTAGTGCCCATACCGATCAACACCAAGGGGTCTGGAGAAGAGTCACCCATAGCTGAACACCTGGAAAGTGAAACGGTTTAAAACAACCTGCATGgcaaagcagagaaaatgttgaGGATGGCAGTGTTAAACCATGAGTTTAAAACGGACCCATTACACTGCATTATGGTTTCAAACAGGataagttaaaaacaaacctttatctaaTAAAACCGAAGGGTAACGGAGTCACATATACGTGCTGgagcaacagaaaatgaaacaaaggcTTATTTTGTAGTTTCAATTCCTTGTTTTCTTGATGGCGTCACGTCTGCTCAACCAATAGAATTCCAGCTGTACTTCTCttgtccagcaggtggcagcagcgACGTGAGACGTTCTTCCATTTTCATTCACTTAATCCCGTTTAAAGGATAAATAATCGGGTATTTTGTCAGAATTTGGCTCTGCACTGTCTAAATTCAGTGTTTAATATCATAATATGGATTATTTAAACAGTAATGCGtggcaataaaataatttttctacaCATGATTAAACATTTCTAGTGTCTGCCCATTTGTTTTTAACCTGCAAAGTCCTGTGATACTCTAATTTATggatattattgaaaagttaattgatTTCAGTAACTCTGCttactaagtgaaacacattatagaGAAGAACAACGCCCAGAAAAATATTCTCcaacctttatttcttttaattatgattattattcacagctaatgaaaaaatgacaatattataaaattacatcagactaataataataataataaaaatctattaCAGACTCCAGTCTTAATGGAAAGTATTTATTACTTGATCCTTTTAATCTAGTggggggaaaaagagaaaatgcttcTCATGAATAATATTTTAGAGTTCCTGACAAATTTCTAACTATTTGCAAAGTTATATATAAAAAGTCTAAAGGTGCAagaattattcttttttttttctaatttaaattaCTTCTTTAAGTAACTGCTCAGTGCTCTGAGAAGACAACCACTACTCCATGTtagttttgtgtattttctgcTTCTTGTTCTGTCGGTGTGTTACTGGGTAAACCTGCCAGCATAAATGATGCATTTATGACTGGGATCATTTCTACACTGACTaacaatgcatttattttttagatttccaTCAACTTTTCTGAAAGACATTGGAGTGTTTCTAAAGTACTCGTGCGGATTTCAACTGTAGgtatttttcctcattttctaaTTCCAGCTTTTATATGAGAGAAATGACACCATCTGGCTCATTTGCTTCAatacaaaatgatttttatttcagcttgcCCCCtcttttgtggaaaatataaaaatgagcaCATTTGCAGTTCACCTGCATGTTCAAATCGTTCACGCCGGACcaaaaaacggaaaaaaaaaaaaaaagtgtcacaaATGTGGGCTGAAAAGCTGTGAAGTGCTCACGGCTGCTGAAGCGTGTAATTATGAGTTACAGATCCTTCCTCAATAGCAGGCTTCCCAGACAAAGCTTGAGTGAATTTTGAGTCTGAAAGAGACTGAATGCTGCAATTTCCTTCGCTATGGTAACCTGGGTCGCCAATTTGAGCACTCAGAACCTTATCAAACTGACTTATAGAGATAATTACATCCTATATATAAAGACATGCTTTGATATATTCAGACCATAATTCAGAAGCGTTGACGATACAAGCATTAGCTTGGTTAGCAGTAACATCTTGAGTTTGGCTAAACTGTCCAGAAAGGATTTAAGATTcactttgttgtcttttctttgAGTACTTCtatcgaaaaaaaaaaaaaaaaactacagtattTTTTGCTCTCCCATCAACTACAGCATCTCCAAGTCTTCAAGGGTGATAGCAGCtccagaccatcacactacctCCACCACATTAGATCTACTTTTTCTGAAACCTTCTGTTTGACTTGCACCTGACATGACGAGAAAAACGCCTTCACTTTAGTCTCCTTAGtcaacagaatattttcccaaattTCATCAAGATATTTTTAAGAGAAAGGTAAGACGAGcctttctgcttttgttttaatcaacaTGGAGCTGCAACTAcatccctttttttatttttatgtgatgctATTTCTGGAATTCTGCTCATCAAGGCTAAGAACGTGACATTCATGTTatacttttgtcattttctggCTCTTTGGAAATAATGGTAGATGCTTTATGTAAGCTTGATGTATCCATTCCAACACCAGTTCTCACgtttatttaatttctctttggaatCAACAAagtcatttttgcatttttaattgaattcaatgtGTGTTTGGCATGATGTCATTGTTGGCACACGTAAGTTTCAAAGTACCTGTTGAACT includes:
- the eif2b5 gene encoding translation initiation factor eIF2B subunit epsilon translates to MASKGGKQSRPSSGFTGRKGAGEQEEEEQPLQAVLVADSFNRRFFPVTKDQPRALLPLGNAAMIDYTLEFLTSTGVQETFVFCCWMASKIKAHLLKSKWCRPSSPNTIHIITSELYRSLGDVLRDVDAKSLVRSDFVLVYGDVVSNIDISQALQQHRHRRKMDKNISVMTMIFKESSPGHRSRCEEDDVVVAMDSKSQQILHYQKTQGIKKLHFPMNIFHSGSDEFEVRHDLLDSHISICSPQVAELFTDNFDYQTRDDFVRGILVNEEILGNQIHMHVTKDGYGVRVSNLLMYDSVSSDFVRRWFYPLTPESNFTDQEGRSCTYSRHNVYRGSGVSLGHGSQMVENVLIGCDTSIGANCCISNSVIGDNCTIGDNVTLDHAYIWNDVHIASNVAIRQSVVCDKAKVKEGVTLNKQCVLAYNVVIGPNVSLPEGTVVSMHHPDEEEDEDADEFLSDDAEVGQSKDKTKQKIFNPAEVGAEGKGYIWKAGGLDDAEEEELSQCLWGLVLNPDPESDSEDSEPDDPDDLMIPSPEMDDVKVFQMEVMGTLQRGLEENIGCDNLVLEINSLKYAYNISLKEVMQILTSVVLEYPFQQQGPNLTPSQYVALLLPLLKKWAPVFKNYVKRAQDHLDCLAAFEEHFLEQESHWPAMVKVLMSMYELEILEEEMILRWFSQGATTDASRRLRKNQGLQKFIHWLEEAEESSEEDGE
- the mul3 gene encoding mitochondrial ubiquitin ligase activator of nfkb 1-A, which codes for MGDSSPDPLVLIGMGTSIAFSGLFFKLYREKKEEIKMLKKIPVFKPDDHLLKVLNASSHKRLQYVAVEGVVQADGEVLQSKFVPRCHGVIQKVVVEEHWKYWNYLTRTWNSRTINKNETNNSVPFSLVQPGSYIADVHVKVQNPLEASGCHMERVYSKMRRAQEGLAEMVAQGLSGEKPVAMVESEQMLRVGSSLTGFGEVVLEGGRVVSLRAPQDGRSYILVPSDYRSFMDRHEASASMWKTLTAMTGLTGASLFAAVLYKAFGKQDDRSR